The Mugil cephalus isolate CIBA_MC_2020 chromosome 19, CIBA_Mcephalus_1.1, whole genome shotgun sequence genome has a window encoding:
- the si:dkey-247m21.3 gene encoding 5-hydroxytryptamine receptor 4 isoform X2 yields MATASPQHLLDDIINTGQEQQEQPEFLNSAETIVLGIFLSIIIIMTVFGNLLVMVALCKDRHLRKKKTNYFIVSLAFADLLVALVVMPFAAIELTTGEWHYGEIFCLVRTSLDVLLTTASILHLCCIALDRYYAICCQPLVYRHKMTPVRVAVMLSGCWLIPIFISFLPIMQSWNAIGIEDIIEERRALTAGSNDTSCVFLVNRPYALICSAVAFYVPLALMVLAYQRIYVTAMSHVRQIETLQRAGSAPVPGTEPVVTVRPSTSSDPLEHYHLRTTTGSSSEQAPIANSRMRIETKAAKTLAVIMGCFCLCWAPFFITNVVDPFIHYSVPWQLWTAWLWLGYINSGLNPFLYAFLNRAFRRAFLVILCCGDERYTRKGSCSYGHTHRACSGASVNGTSMALRLSFLPNRSYSDNGRTILANEQESQDSLGPL; encoded by the exons ATGGCCACAGCATCACCTCAACA tttgttggaTGACATAATTAACACAGGACAAGAGCAACAGGAGCAGCCGGAGTTCTTAAACTCAGCGGAGACAATTGTCCTCGGCATCTTTCTCTCTATCATCATTATCATGACAGTATTTGGCAATCTGTTGGTCATGGTAGCGCTCTGCAAGGACAGACACCTACG aaagaaaaagaccaaCTACTTCATTGTGTCGCTGGCATTTGCTGACTTGCTAGTGGCACTGGTCGTGATGCCCTTCGCTGCAATTGAGCTCACTACTGGAGAATGGCATTACGGAGAGATTTTCTGCTTGGTGCGAACGTCTCTGGATGTCTTGTTGACTACGGCATCTATCCTACACCTCTGCTGCATTGCATTGGACAG GTATTACGCGATCTGCTGCCAGCCACTGGTCTACAGACACAAGATGACCCCAGTGAGAGTTGCAGTCATGCTCAGCGGCTGCTGGCTCATCCCCATATTTATCTCCTTCCTACCCATCATGCAAAGCTGGAACGCAATCGGGATCGAGGACATC ATTGAAGAAAGGCGAGCCCTGACAGCAGGCTCCAACGATACcagctgtgtgtttctggtcAACCGGCCGTACGCCCTGATCTGTTCTGCAGTGGCCTTCTACGTCCCGTTGGCCCTCATGGTTCTGGCTTACCAGCGCATCTATGTCACCGCCATGAGCCACGTACGTCAGATTGAGACGCTTCAGCGTGCCGGTTCTGCTCCAGTCCCTGGGACAGAGCCAGTCGTCACAGTGAGGCCTTCCACCTCCTCAGATCCACTGGAGCATTACCACCTTAGGACAACAACGGGTTCCTCGTCAGAGCAGGCTCCCATAGCAAATAGCCGCATGCGCATCGAGACTAAGGCAGCAAAGACCCTTGCGGTTATAATGGGCTGTTTCTGCCTGTGCTGGGCACCGTTCTTCATCACCAACGTGGTGGACCCCTTCATACACTACTCAGTACCCTGGCAGCTTTGGACAGCCTGGTTGTGGCTCGGGTACATTAATTCAGGGTTGAACCCTTTCCTCTACGCCTTCTTGAACAGGGCTTTTCGGAGGGCGTTTCTTGTAATTCTCTGCTGCGGGGATGAGCGGTACACACGAAAGGGGAGCTGCTCGTATGGACACACCCACAGAGCGTGCTCAGGCGCATCAGTCAACGGGACTTCCATGGCACTGAG